The window TATCcaatttatttgttataaactCTGGTGAAATACTTATCTAAACGGTAACCCACTGGATTTCTGCCATAGTTTATAAAAGTGGTACAGGATACTACGCGGTGATTGTTAAATATGTCCTTAATGTGGCTGAATGTGGTGTCAAAGTGTTTGACAGCACAattaaaactgaactttcaacacagaagagcaaaacacatcagtgttGATGTCAGTAAATGAGAATCTTTAACCATAATTGTCCCAGTTTGTCATGATATGCACAAGTTTTAAAAACCCTTCTCAAGCACAACAATATTCATCATGTCTTGAGTGAGTAAGTGAACAGACTGAACCGATGAAGAGTTAAACTGAGAggactatgtttttttttaattgtactgCAGCATTCATTGGTATGAGTTTTTAAATAAGTGATGTTTTTTGATTATTTCTGACGGACCTGTGTGGGCGTGTAGAGAAATGAACAGCATGGAGGGAGTCTGCTTCcacaaaaacacttcagtcCTAATTTTTTAAAGCTATTTCGGCCTCATTTACCTCCTGCGGGGAGTCGGGAGTGTCAAAAGGGAAGTGCTCAAGGGCAGCGTTTTAAAATGGAACGCCGTGGAGATTGTGTTTGGAATTTATCTGATGAAGCCCGCCTCGCAGTTTCattatcaaaacaaaacaaaacgctCGATAAATAACCTCGGGAGGAAAAATGCACACGCAGCACAGAAACCTAAGTGGCTTTTAGCCGAGCTCTCTGGCACAGGTACAGAAAGAAATCCTGTTTTGTCCACGCTCCGTccattttattaaaacacacatgccCGCTCGGCTTTACACTGTAGGCTGTAGAATGTAGCGACCCCATTAATCTTACAAGGAAGTGGAGAATACTTGGCACAGTGGGAGCTATTAAATTTCAATTTAGCATACATCTCTAAGTGAGTCCTATTCAGAATTGATAATTCATGCACCTTCCAGCATCTGTCCTCCTTCAGCCGGTGAGGGCTGTTTGACCGAGTGGCTGAGTGATGAAGTGCATCAGGCCAGCTGTACTCCACAATCACTCCACCTAACCCTGAACCGCCGGGGGATAGTCTGATCCCAGCATGCAACAATAAAGCGCTCGACCTATATCAAAACTTCTCAAAAAGCACCTCGGAAGCTGTTGTGCAGACGCAGACTGCTTTCATTTCAGACTGAGGTATTTGGTTTGACGTGTGCAGCACCTTTAGGTATGCCGCCTGCtgcttttgatttgtttgtCACATAAAATTCTGCAGGAATTTCTGACTTTCTGggcctgtgttttctctccagtaAGTGTGACGGACGCCGTTTCCAGCGCGGTGTTTCAGACCATGCTGACTGTGTGTCACAGGAAACGACCCAAACTCTGCAAACAGCTCCTCAAACGCATCGTGGAGTACCTGACGGGCCGCGGCTCGGCTTCTGGAGTCAGGTCTGTGGCGTTCTGTCTGTCGATTATGCGCGCCCCACTGGATTGTATTTTGTTGCCCATTACTTGAAATCATGTGTTGTttctgctccccccccccacaccagTCCACTTCTGGTCTTTCTGAAGGACCAAGCCTCCAGCCACCTCATAGAGACCATAGTACAGCTTTCCCACAAGTCACTTCTCTGCAACATCTACAAGAAACACCTCAAGGGTCAGCTGGTCGACCTTGCTCTCCATCCCATCGCCAACTTTCCCGTACAGAGACTCACGGCGGCCGCGGCCAAACACAAGCTGGTAGGTTTCAGCAGTCGGTTGAGCCGAAAggaggaagtgtttttttttttttctctggagcTCACGGCTCCTTTGTCGTTTTTCTCGGTCCGCAGTTCCTCAAGCTGTTCGACGAGCTGGTCCAGGGCTTGGAGGCCATCCTGGCCGCGGGTCACATGGGCGTGATCATTCAGCTGGCCGAGAGCTGCGCGGAAAGCGGGGAGAAGCAGAGCGAGATGGTGCAGTGCCTCCTTCATGTAAGCGTCTTGAGGCTTATAGAGTCAAAACGCCACCGGCCTCCTCGATGAGTGAAGCGGTTTTTGACGTGTTGCTGTGGTCTCGCAGGCTTTCCACTGCGCTGAGCCAGGCTCTCGACATGTCAACTGCCTCCCCCTCTTCATGTCCCTGCTCACCTATGAAGTGTATTTCCACTCTGAGACAGCAGAGGGCAACATCGACACGGAGGTAAACCAGGAAAGACTGATCAGATGATGTCGGGCTGAATTTTCTCTGTAGCCTGGACTTTCCTGCTGAGTCAGCAGAGCGGGCCGCTACCTGAAAGGCCTTTCTGCTTTAATGAATTGATGTCAGGTCACAGCTCTGTGATCACTGAAGCCCTTCTAATCAGGTTTTCCATCCAGGTCCCACTGACCTCCATCTGTTACCACGGCTCCCGCCTGGTCCAGGCCTTGGCGAGGTTCAAGGAGCGCTCGCTGCTCCTCAGCAGCCTCCGCACTCTGAGCCCCGCCGACCTGCTCACGCTGGCCTCCGACCCCGCAGGCAGCCACGTCCTTCAGGCCCTCATCACCATGTCCAGTGACAAAGGCAGGGGCAAAATCCTGAAGAGGCTGGAGGTACATGTGTCAAGTTTACAACACAGCCAAATACACTGTTTATTTGCAGAGTAATTTTGAAAGTAACTTTGTTATTAAATGCCGCGTTTCCTCCTCCCAGGGTCAGTACGTCCAGATGGCGTGCTCCCGGTTGGGCAGCCGAGTACTCGAAGCTGTATGGAGCAACGCATCGGTCAGTCAGAAGCAAAACATCGCCCAGGAACTCGGTAATACTGCCGTGAACGCTCCCTCTCCAGTACAACGTCCCCTCTTGCGCCGTCTTGTCGGTGACTTTCATTCCCGTTTCGCAGTTCCCAGTGAAAGCCAGCTGAGGTCCGATCAGTTCGCCCGCCACGTGTGGGCCAAATTCGCGCTCTCCCACTTCGTCCAGAGAAGAGCTCACTGGCAGGAAATCCAGACCGGCGAGTCCAAGAAGAGGAAGCTTTTCAGTGACATTCTTGAATGAGATCTGCGTTTTTctatcagtatttttttttttctgtaataaaaataaaaattgaagtAACTTTTTCCATCCTGAAGTTAACTGCTGTGTTACTGAGTGTAATGAGCAGACagacctgcaggggccgctAGAGGAACATTTATCCCCTCATTGAAGCCCTGGTCTGGAATTGAAGAGGGCTAAGCTGAAATGTGGTAACATAAAAGAGAAACATTGACCCGGAAATTTCCAGCTGTTGCAGCGTTGGACCAGTGTTTGTGCAGCTGTTGTTACCGAATAATGATCCGAATGATGAAGAGGAACCATAAAGGGGTTCGGATTGCCTAATTCCCAGTGCATCTTACAATTATCAGAGCATCTTTCAAGCTGAAATTGATCGTTCAGTTTATCTAAATGTCATTATTTGTCATTCATGGAAAGACAGATTCaggctgtttaaaaaaaaagagagaaaacaaatcattctttccctcagcagtgagcagcatgTGTCGCGCAGCCTGTTGGAGACACAGCCATTGATTATCTATTGATCTGACAGAAGACATTTGTCTGGCCGGTGGAGAAACAACACGGGGCTGAGAAAGTACACCGCAGTACGAGCAaagctgtgagctgctggagtgaaaataacaaaacGATAAACCAGCAAACACTACTAATGGGAACTAGTAATCACTTTTACCCTCATTAgttcaatttttttcacattttctttgatatttgtATGATGTGCAACTATAAAAGCCATTAACATTAATGAGCAAAGCAGTTCCAAAGTAACTGAGGTGATTTAAAattatacttaaaaaaaaaaagtctccaaaaGGACAAACTTTCTTTCGGCCGCCCCCGCTGATCTTTGTGCTTGCACCAACAGAAAGTCAAACTGTCGACTTTGCACAATCCATAGTCTAAAGGTCAGGCTGCCTTGAAAAGTTGAACTCATTATGATTAAAAGATCAAATGGTCAAATCTGATCCAGTGCTGCACTTCAAAGCAACTTGAACACTTGTGTTAGAAAATATAGAAACCCGTCGTATTCAGCTTTCAGCATGCGTGTCTGTGTTCTTCAGTGAACCTGAAGTTGCACGGTACACCGATTGATTACCATTCGCCCGTGTGCACTGACACACCAATAATGACAGCCGCCTCGCAAAGTACTCACACACCATTAGTTACAACTTGGGGTTAAGTGCCTTGCTAAATGACACTTCGACATTTGGACAGCATGAGATTTTGAGCACAAGCTGACCGACGGGAGAACAAccttgtctgtctgtgtgtctgtggatgAAGGAATTTCTGTAAATGCATCGACGTCCTCACATCAAGGGACAAAGTAATACAAAACATCACGATGCAAATTATCCCTGCAAAGTAATATATCctataaaatattgaaaaacattgtttttgacTCATATTTCACTCTGCACCGCATGCAGTATCAAAACAAATCTTATTAAGAGTCTCATCTTCTAGATGTCGTCGGCATCTTTGCCATCAACCTTTCACCTGCAATTAAACTCCTGAATGGAGCACCTGGTCCACTGTGGCCTCCCTTCAATTTCACCGAACCGGCTTTAATAACAAATGTTTCACTTCGAGCGTGATATTCAGGTTGTGATTGGGCTCGCTCTCGCTCGCTTTTGTTGTTTGGTTATTAAAGCCCCATGCATGTATAATCGGCTCTGTGCACCCGCAAGACAGCACGGGGGAACAGTGACCTTTGGGTTACAATGAGCTCCTCGAAGACAAATGACATGGATTCCACTGGGATTTAGCCAAAGCTTTCTTCCAATGTCACTCAGTGTttggtgcgtgcgtgcgtgcatgcgccCCATCACTAACATTACCGGTGCACTCACATGCCTAAACCCACATCGTCATCCATCACTCCAGAGCATTTCCTGCAGCATTTCCTTCAATCCGGCGACTGGCGGAGGATAGATTGATAACGCTGATGAACTTCACGGTTGGAGCTATTACGGCACTGcacctctgtttttctctcagtcAGGCAGCATCCAGCATGATTCAGTCAAATACGCCGTGCTACCTGTAATCAAGGAAATGTAACAGAGTGATTACCATTTCATCCACTGGCTCTGCACCATGGATCCGGATGGAAGGGTAATATGACTGATCCACACCACACATGCAGGATTTCATGTCAAGGAGTCATTTCAGTGCTGGACTTACATATCGAAATACAAAATCACCCATAGCCTGACAAGGTGAAGTGAAAAACATTGGTTATCTCTCTGCATCATGGCACAATTGAAGTAAGCTAATATTTTATTCTCATATATATGTTGTAAAATTATGAGGAAGCAAGCATGCTGGAAAAAGGCCAAAAGTTGACCTGAAGTTGGCTCCGACagaaaacagtctttttttaGTGCAGTGGGGAGCAAGTTCGACAGGCTTTCACTGCCACACAATAGGTCCCTTTATCGCCTATTAAGCTCCCTCTGTCTTCCCCCTGCTCTCTAGAAGCATTCATTCTGCAGAAAATCACAGTAAACGCTCGCAGAATGAGTCAGcgacagaaagacacagagagggaggatgGCTGTCACGATTTGAGAGACTGACAGGGCGTCGCGGAGACAAACTCCATCATATATTCCTCGGCTCCCTCGTCTTTTTCCCCGTGGGCTTCTGTGTAGCTGTCAGAGGGATGCTATTATCTGACAGTTATCTGACCTGTTTAAGTGTACTTAAATCCTCGTGTGTCATTTTTCGTTCTGCGGAGCGTTTTGTGTGTCGTTCCAGTCAGAGGAGTCGCCTCCTCCGTCTGTGCATATCGCCTGTCGATCTCTTAATCACCGACCGGgtgaaggaaaagttaaatcaaacaaacaaacaaacaaaacaaaacaaaacaaagaaaaaaatcaacataaaTATAGGACATTTCAGATGCCAAAGGACTCTAGGACTCCTTGTCTCCTTGACAACAGTCTCCCAGCAACCAATACTCCTCAAAGCCTCTCTCTAAAcccatctctctgtctctgatactctttttctctctttccctaATTTTCCCGattctccttctcttcctttATCGTATCCATTCCTCTGATgatccttctttctttttatgaTTCTCATTCCTCAACTGATTGTCTTCCTTTCTCTACATCTTCGTCTTGTTCCGCCTGTCACTGTGCCGGTGTGCCGTCCTCTCCGGAGTCCTCCCTGATACTTACTGTATCGTCATTAAAACCTAAACACACTGCAGCGGCGCGGTGTGATTGGCTGCGCTTGCAGTTGAGCCCCAGGCACTTTTCTACACCTGCTAAACCTGGGGGTAacaggagagagagtgaggctgAAAAATAACTTCATGTCTGCGCTCAACACCCAAAATAAAACCACAGTTATACAACTTGTAAAATATTGATCCCCTATCAATATATTGGATAAATCTTTTTAACAAAGGATGTTATTtagatgtctgtgttttcaatTATTGATTCAACGTCTGCCTCAGGCTCCAACTTGATGGTTCAGGCTAACAACAATCCAATCTATTAATCTTAAGATAGAGCGTCATTAAATGGAGGtccataaataaaatatgacgTTGTAAGGCCAACTTTATCTCAGGAAGTACTTCAGGTAGCCAGCCACAGCGTGTTTATTTTCAGCCATACATTCTCGGAGTATAATCCCAAACAGATCCCCGCAGGGTTTTTGCTTTTAAATAGAACTACatgaaaaatcaaatcaaacaagtACCGTGTTTAAGCTGTGTCGCCATCTCATTCAGCATTTCTCAAAGGCTAACAACACAATGAgggcgtttttgttttttccccacattttgCAAAGTCCATCTTGTACTTTTATGTGCCATATTGCTTTCTCGGTAAATTTCTGTTGCACTCCTGGTTTTTTTGCACATCTTTCGGCTTgtcatgaaagaaaaagaacggACAGAACCCAAAAACTCAACAATGTTTCTGTTCTGGCAATAGAGCATATTAACATTCTGGATACACCTCTGTTGAACAAATGAATATTCTGCTCGACTGACAAAAGGTCTGTTCTGCTTATTCGTCCCTTCTCTGTGTGCAGTTTACCCCCCGTCATGGTTCTATAAagatgacttttcttttttgttagaGTGTGAATGCTACAAAATTCCATCTATTTTCAAATCAGgacaaataatgaaaaagccTTGTTGAGTcctcctgcagtgtttcttcAGCTCACTCATCTCAATTTCATTTCTGTAGGACTTTAAGAACAACAACAGTTGAAATCGGAACAACGTAGAGCTGAAAATGAATTGcttcacagttcacacacacacacacgcaatttTGGGgaaatcactcacacacacacacacaggaaaaggATGCAAGCAGAGATCCTCAAACCCAGTCCAGAAGCATTCAGGGATATTTAAGTTTAAAAGATATGCCTGAGTTAAACAGCATTACCTGCTTAATCCACAGAGGATCAGAGGCCGACCTGTAATGAAACAGGATGAAGGTGTGCTGACACAAAGAGACATACAGTTACCCACACACACGTTTACAGTCACCAGTTGTGCTGAACAGGCATGATGCTCAGGGAGCTCACAGAAACTCATAGAGGAAAAGATGCAGCGCATCAGCAGGTCAAACCAGGAACATGGTCGTTATGGGACAACTGCGCTACTCACTGTCCCACAATGCCGGTTCAAAAAGCAGCTGGACATCAGTTCACCCTGCAGAGGGCCGTGGAAGGGTTGGGGCCATTCCCAGTCGACACTGTGTGAAAAGGTAGGCTTCAGCCTGAGAAGGTCACCACGATGCCGCAGGGCCAAGACAGAAAGAAACTACCAGCACAGAGCAGGgaatggaggaggaagcagacttCAGAAGACGAGAAACAAAATCCacttccatgtttttcttttttgcacatttttgtaTACATAAAGCTTGTATGAACATTAAGACTAGATCGCTACAGCTACTCTTGATAAGATGCTGTGTGCAGCTACAACCATGCTGCAAAGTCATACTTCAAATAATGATAATTTTAAAAAGCCTAATACCTCTTAAACAACATTTAAAGCTAATTTAACACTACTGTTGAGTTTTAGGTATGTTTAATTACTTGGCTAAGGAATTAACAGTCACAtagattaaaagaaataaagctgacaaactttaaataaaacaaaagggaaCATAGCCTAAAATATTAGCTACGCACTGGCGGCTACAATAATGAGCTAAATGCAGCTGATAACGTGACGCGGTTAAATTGAAACTGTAAAGTAATAATAACAATTTCTAATGATGAAATAATTAGCTTGAACAACACCATGTCGGTAATAATGTCTGAATATGGAGAAACATTTTAGCTTGGGCAACACAAAGATCAGACATTAAGAAAAAACCTGCAAATTATCAGAAGGCTTCTTACTGCAGCTCGCTAACATGGGAAATACTGTTGTGGTTGCAAATTTCAGAAAGCCTCATTACTGTAAAGATTATATTGACTTCATtagaaaaacattaatattgtaatgactttcatttaaaatcaattCTAATCACAGCGGTGTTAAAGGGCACTTTAGTGCATCTTCATTAAACTCTGTCGGTACGCCAGGAAGGGAAAGATCCAACCTCACAATTAAGCAGATGAAGGATCAAAATGTGCAAATCAAGGTGTCTTGTACACATCTCTGGTCCGTATAATTTTGCGTTTGCTTCCATTCTCTCCTGATACAATCTCTCTTTGACCTTAGATGTCGTTTCAGCGGCAGAGTCGACAGAGCATCTCTCTGCTGCCGCGTCCTGAAAGGTCGTCTCTCAGTCTGTCCAGAGGATCCGTGACTCATCTGACAGCCTGTCATGCACGCTCGCAAACAGGCACCGGCCGCAACGCCACGCTCATTCCGTTTCAGGAGGTACTATCACGTGACCACAACAAGAAAGGACAACGCACTCTTAACAGGAAGTCAAACAAAAAAACGTATTTTATTGTCAGTGGTAAAGACGAGAGTGCTCAGTAGACAGTGACAAACACGTGAGGGTGTGTCGGTGGTGCGCTTCGCGAGGGGGAGCGGTGGGGGGGGCATGTCCGCGACACCTCCAGAACGTCCCCGTGTGGGTCACGGTGGggtcatcccccccccccccccggaggaTTCAGTCCAACACAAACAGTTAATGTCAGtgggaacaaagaaaaaaggtaAACATCCAACAGCCACAGGTAGATTAGGTTTCCTCTTGTTTGTCCTGTGCTTCAAGAGCTTCCCGCCGCTCCGTGACTCAGCTTCGAACGGAGGAAGAGTTCAGGCTGCGCATCCAAGCGTCTTAACAGCGGTTGTGACCTTTCGTCCTTTGCTTCTTCGTTCTTCAGTAAAGGGTTTTTTTGTGCCGACTGCAGCGCATTCAGCGAAATATATGGCTTGGGTGCTGATATTTTAACCTTGTAGAAAAAGTCAGAGATGAACGGATACCGTCGGCGGCATCGCTGAACGCTCCCTTTCGATCAGTAACGGGACACGAACGGGTGGATGAAGTGTGAAAACTATGGCCAGAGTTGCACTGAGACGGAGCGGTTCTGTAAATAGATAGGTCTTGCCTTGGAGTCGGCATTGCAGGAGACGCGAGCTAGATTGTGCATTAGCAATTGGCCACTGAGGTACAGTAAATCATGTAACTGTAAAAACCTAAAGGGTCTCACGTCTTAGATCGTCTATTCTGCATGCTATAAATCAGGGTCTAGAACAGGTATATACTGGATTGCTATCAGTCTCTCTACATTATCAGTATGTGCTacttgggtgtgtgtgtgtgtgtgtgtgtgtgtgtgtttctcttatGTGACCTCATCATCCTCCTTTTCATGTTGCCACATTAGGCATCAAATCAGCATCTTGATGTGGTTCTCACTAATTTCCTCTCCCGTGCTCTTGTCAGGTAATGAGCGCTCACTGATTCACCCGAGCTGGGAGAGCAAATCAAGCTCACCTCATCCGACTCCATTTTTCACTCTGCCACAAAATTGGTTTCACTGATAATTTCGGGCTGAGATCACTTCATCTTTTTCCCGTGATTTCTCAGATGCTGCCAAAATTTCTCTCCATCGTCATCCGGTCCGTCCCGGTAGTTCATCTCATCTTTAAGCCGTCCTTACAATCTCCCCCATGTCTCTTTGTTcatctgttgtgtgtgtgtgtgtatgaatctgtgtttttgtgtgtgtgtgtgtgtgtgtgtttgtgtgtgtgcgtcacaGTGCACTGAGGTCGTGGCAGGAGCGGGACTTCTGGCGGAGGATCTTGCTGCCTCGGTGGCGGCTCATTTCCCTGTAGCGGCCCCGGTCCCGCTCCCGGTCCCGCCCGTACGAACGCGGCACCAGCCCCGCCAGGAAGCGCTTGGCCCGGCTGGTGAGGCTCTCCCTGCGGCCCGCCCCGGGGTCCCCGTCCGTCCAGCCGGGGCCCACGCAGTCGCCCCTCGCCGTCCGCACcgccgcctccagcagctcgttGGTGCCGTGGTCCAAGGAGGCGGACAGCTCCAGATAGAAGCAGTCGAACATGTTGGCGCTGGACTGGGCCTCTGTTGAAACACAAAATCACACTTTCATTCATCTcgaaacattattttcactcctcGCATGGACACAGCCGCAGATGACCATTAGGAGTCGTAGATTTGACTTGGTGGACGTTAGATCACCAGAGCTGCGTCGTAACGCCGCAGCTGGTGTGCGATATGTATCACTACAAGATAATACCTCTTCATCAAGGGCGCAGTCGCTGCCGTTTGGGAGACTATTACCTTCTTAAGTGTCTGTCGCCGCGTTCACACCAAACAGTGACAAACTGAGTCAGTCCACAGCTTCTCACTTAGCAGAGAAGGGACTTTCCTCTGATTACTGTGCTCAAAGCTTCAACAGGGGAAACGAAATAGCAGAAATAACACTGAGATGTATGAAGACGAAGCTTCCACACAAACCTCCTATAATTGTCATTGTGCATACAAACCATTTCAATACCATGAAGTTGCATTCTTTAGTATTGCAATATAGAAAATAACTCTCATCTCAAcacagaaataaatggaaataaacccacaaaactgttttcaaagaTATGTCATTAAAGTCAGAGGCTAACTATTCAGATGCACTGTAACAATCTGCCGGAACTAAAGCAAACTTTTACACCTGAAGTACCAAAACAAATGGTCTCACTGTCTGAGCTGAAATATTATGTTTAATCAAAGTCTCCAATAATAACTTATCTTTTTTCAAAATCCTGTATTGGAGCTCATATTTTACAATTAAGCAAAAATTATCTGAAAACTTTACAGTTATTTGTTAACATTCGCTGTGTGTCTTTTATTACAGGAACTGATCACAGTACATTACAgtagggaatgaatgagtttttctttctaaactatgtttttgtttttgtcaattcACAGTCCCCCCTCAACACCGCTCGCTATCcttccggaaaaaaaaaaacccaagataTTAAACCATAAATATTCATTTAAAGGCTGCAAAATCTTGGAAAAACTCATTATTGAATAAAACTTGCTCCCTCATCATGATGTGGATTTCCCTTTTGACAAACTTTCATCCAACAATGAAGGCAAAGTAATCTCGCCAAAATCCCTTCAGAATAAAGCAACTGAGCTTTAATTGAATTCAGAATCACTACCTTGTGGTTTGGCAGACAGTTTGCGAAAATGGAATCAAAATGCTGCAATCCGTCCAGACTCACGCATTTTGTGATTCGTGTCAAGAGTCTGATTGAAGGCATTGTGTTCAGTCTGGCTGAAGAA of the Salarias fasciatus chromosome 18, fSalaFa1.1, whole genome shotgun sequence genome contains:
- the nop9 gene encoding nucleolar protein 9, producing the protein MLAKTEERRPKKVGGKKRRHPDEDGEGEKKRKGGEEGQNSQGDGGRKRLDALSVGYFRRVGERLSEGFEDDEERGMFVENVLSEVKGQATLVAMDRTGSITLQRLLPLSSLQQVGEVLAELGGESGSEFKAVSCDRCGGHVVESAVRQMSRWTDSSQEDSSAAAEEEDEESCSVLEAQVLSLGQVVRDNSAEFIRHVHGSHVVRTLLHVLAGCIGPPRSEARPGVKDRRVAPQLTDFEIPTSFWYEMKNLTETLMENVNLSVTDAVSSAVFQTMLTVCHRKRPKLCKQLLKRIVEYLTGRGSASGVSPLLVFLKDQASSHLIETIVQLSHKSLLCNIYKKHLKGQLVDLALHPIANFPVQRLTAAAAKHKLFLKLFDELVQGLEAILAAGHMGVIIQLAESCAESGEKQSEMVQCLLHAFHCAEPGSRHVNCLPLFMSLLTYEVYFHSETAEGNIDTEVPLTSICYHGSRLVQALARFKERSLLLSSLRTLSPADLLTLASDPAGSHVLQALITMSSDKGRGKILKRLEGQYVQMACSRLGSRVLEAVWSNASVSQKQNIAQELVPSESQLRSDQFARHVWAKFALSHFVQRRAHWQEIQTGESKKRKLFSDILE